A genomic segment from Pseudoduganella chitinolytica encodes:
- a CDS encoding DUF5009 domain-containing protein, which produces MSSTRLVSLDAFRGCVIAAMIWVNYIAGMPGIPYWLEHAGPRADGIALPDIVFPAFLFIVGIAIPLALQRSLGQVTPALLGRLLWRAASLMVAGVVLANAYRYDADAAPLPRAVYFLLFYVAMMLLWRQRDGGKRDAGQRDWTFWLGAALMAVLLLAFRGTLNEEFDSVYLQHTWWGILGMIGWSYLVCSLVYLATRGDGTALMAALAGLLALYLGGTAGALDWLPAPLRSFVNVPQLLGSTSANVLAGTVVGRLFVRGANAGHRERIRFMGWFAAGLFLCGLLLRPYHGINKIHATAAYTLVCAGIVLALFLLCYVLVDVWQWRRWTVVVLPAGTNALFAYVAPDLWEQLAAVLHVPRVWWPYLASGGVVGLLNAAAMTVAMLGLTALASRTGLRLKF; this is translated from the coding sequence ATGTCTTCGACCCGCCTCGTCAGCCTCGACGCCTTCCGCGGCTGCGTGATCGCGGCGATGATCTGGGTGAACTACATCGCCGGCATGCCGGGCATCCCCTACTGGCTGGAGCACGCCGGCCCGCGCGCGGACGGCATCGCGCTACCGGACATCGTCTTCCCGGCCTTCCTCTTCATCGTGGGCATCGCGATCCCGCTGGCGCTGCAACGGTCGCTGGGCCAGGTCACGCCGGCGCTGCTGGGGCGCCTGCTGTGGCGTGCGGCCAGCCTGATGGTCGCGGGCGTCGTGCTGGCCAACGCCTACCGCTACGACGCCGACGCGGCGCCGCTGCCGCGTGCCGTGTACTTCCTGCTGTTCTACGTGGCGATGATGCTGCTGTGGCGCCAGCGGGACGGGGGTAAGCGCGATGCGGGGCAGCGCGACTGGACGTTCTGGCTGGGCGCCGCGCTGATGGCGGTCCTGCTGCTGGCGTTCCGCGGCACGCTCAACGAGGAATTCGACAGCGTCTACCTGCAGCACACGTGGTGGGGCATCCTGGGCATGATCGGCTGGAGCTATCTCGTGTGCAGCCTGGTCTACCTGGCTACGCGCGGCGACGGCACGGCCCTGATGGCCGCGCTGGCGGGCCTGCTGGCACTGTACCTGGGTGGCACGGCCGGCGCGCTGGACTGGCTGCCGGCACCGCTGCGGAGTTTCGTCAACGTGCCGCAGCTGCTGGGATCGACGTCCGCCAATGTGCTGGCCGGGACCGTCGTCGGCCGCCTGTTCGTGCGCGGCGCCAATGCCGGCCACCGCGAACGCATCCGTTTTATGGGCTGGTTCGCCGCCGGCCTGTTCCTGTGCGGCCTGCTGCTGCGGCCCTACCACGGCATCAACAAGATCCACGCGACGGCGGCGTACACCCTCGTTTGCGCCGGGATCGTGCTGGCGCTGTTCCTGCTCTGCTATGTGCTGGTGGACGTGTGGCAGTGGCGGCGCTGGACCGTCGTGGTGCTCCCGGCGGGCACCAATGCCCTGTTCGCGTACGTTGCGCCGGACCTGTGGGAGCAACTGGCCGCGGTGCTGCACGTGCCGCGCGTATGGTGGCCGTATCTGGCCAGCGGCGGCGTGGTGGGATTGCTCAATGCCGCCGCGATGACGGTGGCGATGCTGGGGTTGACGGCGCTGGCCAGCCGGACCGGCCTGCGACTGAAGTTCTAG
- a CDS encoding acyltransferase family protein, with product MSAQARFLSLDVLRGLTVALMIVVNTPGSWSHVYAPLLHADWHGFTPTDLVFPTFLFVVGNALAFALPKYAAMGDGAVVAKVARRSALIFLLGFLLYWFPFFGPDGAGGFGLLPLADTRIPGVLQRIGLCFGIAALVLHFLKARGAAIFAVLALAGHWLILARWGDYTLAGNAAAKVDLWLLGERHLYHGEGTAFDPEGLLGTLPATVNVIAGYYAGRLLLARGANRETLAKLTMAGVACVAVALCWSSVLPVNKKLWTGSYVLLTVGLDLLVLPLLVYAIELRGIRRGTYFFEVFGKNTLFIYLLSQVLVIVMVRTFVGGATVYDWLYATVFAPLASAKLASLLFAVLFMLGCWVVGWWLDRRRIYIKV from the coding sequence TTGAGCGCGCAGGCACGCTTCCTGTCGCTCGACGTGCTGCGCGGCCTGACGGTCGCGCTGATGATCGTCGTGAACACGCCCGGCAGCTGGAGCCACGTGTACGCGCCGCTGCTGCACGCCGACTGGCACGGCTTCACGCCGACGGACCTGGTCTTTCCCACCTTCCTGTTCGTGGTCGGCAATGCGCTGGCGTTCGCGCTGCCGAAGTACGCGGCCATGGGCGACGGCGCCGTCGTGGCCAAGGTGGCGCGGCGCAGTGCGCTGATCTTCCTGCTGGGATTCCTGCTGTACTGGTTCCCGTTCTTCGGTCCCGACGGCGCCGGGGGCTTCGGGCTGCTGCCGCTGGCGGACACGCGCATCCCTGGCGTGCTGCAGCGCATCGGCCTGTGCTTCGGCATCGCCGCACTGGTGCTGCACTTCCTGAAAGCGCGCGGCGCCGCCATCTTTGCCGTGCTGGCGCTGGCGGGCCATTGGCTGATCCTGGCGCGGTGGGGCGACTACACCTTGGCCGGCAACGCGGCGGCCAAGGTGGACCTGTGGTTGCTGGGCGAACGCCACCTGTACCACGGCGAAGGCACCGCCTTCGATCCGGAAGGGTTGCTGGGCACGTTGCCGGCCACCGTCAACGTCATCGCCGGCTATTACGCGGGGCGCCTGTTGCTCGCCCGCGGCGCCAACCGGGAAACGCTGGCGAAGCTGACGATGGCAGGCGTCGCCTGCGTGGCCGTGGCGTTGTGCTGGAGCAGCGTCCTGCCTGTCAACAAGAAGCTGTGGACGGGGTCCTACGTGCTGCTGACCGTGGGCCTGGACCTGCTGGTCCTGCCGCTGCTGGTATATGCGATCGAGCTGCGCGGCATCCGTCGCGGCACGTACTTCTTCGAGGTGTTCGGCAAGAACACGCTGTTCATCTACCTGCTTTCCCAGGTCCTGGTGATCGTCATGGTCAGGACGTTCGTCGGCGGGGCCACCGTGTATGACTGGCTGTACGCGACGGTCTTTGCGCCACTGGCTTCCGCGAAGTTGGCTTCGCTGCTGTTTGCCGTGCTGTTCATGCTGGGGTGCTGGGTGGTGGGGTGGTGGCTGGATCGGCGGCGGATCTATATCAAGGTTTAG
- a CDS encoding glycosyl hydrolase encodes MRHILSFLGAAMMAGAVHAAPAVVVSPYKHLPQHWPDNAVITLASGALVAQAQRPAALTWAFATGECGSETWNGRPGQLVADANAKAFARAGIEYIVSTGGQGGVFTCASDAGMEKFIARYDSPRLLGFDFDIEAEQTPAQIRALTDRIAAAQRKHPRLRFSFTVATHAASDGSQASLNPMAERVLAAVRASGVKDYVLNLMTMDYGPASAKVCVLRGERCDMGASALQAARNVHAKYGVPFAQIELTPMIGVNDVVENVFTVEDAATVARGVRELGLAGLHYWSLDRDMPCTRAVSGADAQCSTMPGVPAGAYWQTFGRAFEQAVRR; translated from the coding sequence ATGCGTCACATTCTTTCCTTCCTCGGCGCTGCAATGATGGCGGGCGCCGTCCACGCGGCGCCGGCCGTCGTCGTCAGTCCGTACAAGCACCTGCCGCAGCACTGGCCGGACAACGCCGTCATCACGCTTGCCTCGGGCGCCTTGGTCGCGCAGGCACAGCGCCCCGCCGCGCTGACGTGGGCGTTTGCCACCGGCGAATGCGGCAGCGAGACATGGAACGGTCGCCCCGGCCAACTAGTGGCCGACGCCAACGCGAAGGCCTTCGCGCGCGCCGGGATCGAGTACATCGTCTCCACCGGCGGGCAGGGCGGCGTCTTCACGTGCGCCAGCGATGCGGGCATGGAAAAGTTCATCGCCCGCTACGATTCGCCACGGCTGCTCGGATTCGACTTCGACATCGAGGCGGAGCAGACGCCGGCACAGATCCGCGCGCTGACGGACCGCATTGCCGCCGCCCAGCGCAAGCATCCACGCCTGCGCTTCAGCTTCACGGTCGCCACCCACGCGGCATCGGACGGCAGCCAGGCCAGCCTGAACCCGATGGCCGAGCGGGTGCTGGCGGCCGTACGCGCCAGCGGCGTCAAGGATTACGTGCTGAACCTGATGACGATGGACTATGGTCCCGCCAGTGCCAAGGTCTGCGTGCTGCGCGGGGAGCGCTGCGACATGGGCGCCTCCGCGCTGCAGGCGGCGCGCAACGTACACGCGAAGTACGGCGTGCCGTTCGCGCAGATCGAGCTGACACCGATGATCGGCGTGAACGACGTCGTCGAGAATGTCTTCACGGTCGAGGATGCGGCCACCGTCGCGCGCGGCGTGCGCGAGCTGGGCCTGGCCGGCCTGCATTACTGGTCGCTCGACCGCGACATGCCATGCACCCGCGCGGTCAGCGGCGCGGATGCGCAGTGCAGCACCATGCCGGGCGTGCCGGCTGGCGCTTACTGGCAAACGTTCGGGCGCGCATTTGAGCAGGCGGTGCGCCGTTGA